A genomic window from Microbacterium sp. H1-D42 includes:
- a CDS encoding arylsulfatase, with the protein MADKPNILIIWGDDIGISNLSTYSDGLMGYRTPNIDRIADEGVKFTDYYGEQSCTAGRAAFLTGQNPYRTGLTKVGMPGAKLGLQPEDPTIADALKHHGYATGQFGKNHLGDRDEHLPTAHGFDEFFGNLYHLNAEEEPEHPDYPTDEEFPGFSEKFRPRGVIHSWANDDGTQRIEDTGPLTKKRMETVDEEFRDAASDFIRSQAESDTPFFVWFNSTHMHFRTHTKEESKGRAGRWQSEYHDTMLDHDDVVGSLLDLLEELGLAEDTIVMYSTDNGPHMNSWPDAGMTPFRNEKNSNWEGAYRVPAMVRWPGRFPAGKTLNGIVSHNDWFVTLLAAIGDDDIADRLKAGTELHETPFKVHLDGHNQLDYITGVVDQSPRRHFFYVSDDGDLTALRFDNWKLVFLEQRAVGTLSVWQEPYIELRFPKLFNLRTDPYERADITSNTYWDWVLDHVFLFIPAQAYVARMLQTLAEFPQRQKSASFSLDQVMAKLESTSGSS; encoded by the coding sequence ATGGCCGACAAGCCCAACATCCTCATCATCTGGGGCGATGACATCGGAATCAGCAATCTGAGCACCTACTCCGACGGTCTGATGGGGTACCGCACGCCCAACATCGACCGGATCGCCGACGAGGGCGTGAAGTTCACCGACTACTACGGCGAGCAGAGCTGCACCGCCGGTCGGGCCGCCTTCCTCACCGGGCAGAACCCGTACCGCACGGGGCTGACCAAGGTGGGGATGCCTGGTGCGAAGCTGGGGCTTCAGCCCGAGGACCCCACTATCGCGGACGCCCTCAAGCACCACGGCTACGCCACCGGCCAGTTCGGCAAGAACCACCTCGGTGACCGCGATGAGCACCTTCCGACCGCCCACGGGTTCGACGAGTTCTTCGGCAACCTCTACCACCTCAACGCCGAGGAGGAGCCGGAGCACCCTGACTACCCGACCGACGAGGAGTTCCCCGGCTTCAGCGAGAAGTTCCGCCCGCGCGGCGTGATCCACTCCTGGGCGAACGACGACGGAACGCAGCGCATCGAAGACACCGGACCGCTGACGAAGAAGCGCATGGAGACGGTCGACGAGGAGTTCCGCGACGCAGCATCCGACTTCATCCGCAGCCAGGCCGAGAGCGACACGCCCTTCTTCGTCTGGTTCAACTCGACGCACATGCACTTCCGCACCCACACCAAGGAAGAGAGCAAGGGGCGTGCTGGACGCTGGCAGTCCGAGTACCACGACACCATGCTCGACCACGACGACGTCGTGGGCAGCCTGCTCGATCTGCTCGAGGAGCTCGGCCTGGCCGAGGACACCATCGTCATGTACTCGACCGATAACGGGCCGCACATGAACAGCTGGCCGGATGCCGGCATGACGCCGTTCCGCAACGAGAAGAACTCCAACTGGGAGGGCGCCTATCGCGTCCCGGCGATGGTCCGCTGGCCAGGCCGCTTCCCTGCCGGCAAGACGCTCAACGGCATCGTCAGTCACAACGACTGGTTCGTCACGCTGCTGGCGGCCATCGGCGACGATGACATCGCCGATCGCCTGAAGGCGGGCACCGAACTGCACGAGACGCCGTTCAAGGTGCACCTGGACGGTCACAACCAGCTCGACTACATCACAGGGGTCGTAGATCAGAGCCCCCGTCGGCACTTCTTCTATGTGTCCGACGACGGAGACCTCACCGCCCTGCGCTTCGACAACTGGAAGCTCGTGTTCCTCGAGCAGCGCGCGGTGGGCACGCTGAGCGTGTGGCAGGAGCCGTACATCGAATTGCGGTTCCCGAAGCTGTTCAACCTGCGCACCGACCCCTACGAGCGCGCGGACATCACCTCGAACACCTATTGGGACTGGGTGCTCGATCACGTCTTCCTGTTCATCCCGGCACAGGCGTATGTCGCGCGGATGCTGCAGACGCTCGCGGAGTTCCCGCAGCGTCAGAAGTCGGCGTCGTTCTCACTCGACCAGGTGATGGCGAAGCTCGAGTCGACTTCCGGGAGTTCCTGA
- a CDS encoding MerR family transcriptional regulator: protein MDQGRDDFDVPLRPPHRTARQRATRQSIGAFSRAVGLSASALRQYGDSGLLAPAEIEERTGYRYYAPDQQQRAIWIRRLRDAGLGLSRIRTILDGDAAEAEAQLDGWLNDAEDRHSSATALVDDLKLSLRARAEANPVQRTTARFDGAVLAAAVQQVSAASAPDDAGHPGFAAVLIELDSAGAEVVATDRYLLMARLSVASTVTGPGARVSIHADAAADWLRVRATVDLVIEAPTGRDGVATTRAELRDDNGGSLVLECLPDLFPSVRELVPDDSDATRVVLLRDDVLRLASGAQSVALSAADGRAVLRSAVGSATGSSAGRAAAVELSADMLARIGTAGVRQWLTCDIREPDQAVIWRTPSQPDFIALIMPRDIG from the coding sequence ATGGACCAAGGGCGCGATGACTTCGACGTTCCGCTGCGACCGCCGCACCGGACGGCAAGGCAGAGGGCGACCCGGCAGAGCATCGGCGCATTCTCACGTGCCGTCGGGCTGAGTGCGAGCGCCCTGCGCCAGTACGGCGACTCCGGACTGCTCGCCCCCGCCGAGATCGAGGAGCGCACCGGCTACCGCTACTACGCACCCGATCAGCAGCAGCGGGCGATCTGGATCCGTCGGCTGCGCGATGCTGGCCTCGGTCTGAGCCGCATCCGCACGATCCTCGACGGCGACGCCGCCGAGGCCGAGGCACAGCTCGATGGGTGGCTGAATGATGCTGAGGATCGGCATTCATCCGCGACTGCGCTGGTCGACGATCTGAAGCTCAGCCTGCGGGCGCGAGCCGAGGCGAACCCCGTGCAGCGCACCACCGCGCGGTTCGACGGGGCGGTGCTCGCCGCCGCCGTGCAGCAGGTGTCGGCCGCGAGCGCGCCCGACGACGCCGGGCATCCGGGCTTCGCCGCGGTGCTGATCGAGCTCGACAGTGCAGGGGCAGAGGTGGTCGCGACGGACCGCTACCTGCTCATGGCACGCCTGTCCGTGGCATCCACCGTCACAGGACCCGGCGCGCGTGTGAGCATCCACGCCGACGCTGCGGCGGACTGGCTGCGCGTGCGCGCCACGGTCGATCTCGTCATCGAAGCGCCCACCGGGCGCGACGGCGTCGCCACGACCCGCGCCGAGCTCCGCGACGACAACGGAGGGAGCCTGGTTCTCGAATGCCTGCCGGACCTGTTCCCCAGCGTCCGGGAACTCGTTCCAGACGACTCGGACGCCACCAGGGTCGTGCTCCTACGGGACGACGTGCTGCGCCTGGCGAGTGGCGCGCAGAGCGTCGCGCTCAGCGCCGCGGATGGCCGAGCCGTGCTGAGGTCAGCCGTCGGCTCGGCAACCGGCTCTTCGGCGGGCCGAGCCGCCGCCGTCGAGCTGTCCGCTGACATGCTGGCCCGCATCGGGACCGCCGGTGTCCGCCAGTGGCTCACGTGTGATATCCGCGAGCCCGATCAGGCTGTGATCTGGCGGACGCCGAGCCAACCCGACTTCATCGCGCTCATCATGCCCCGGGACATCGGCTGA
- a CDS encoding MFS transporter gives MIRHRMPRGFNAWVAATVGADLGAGVLAFALTWVASGYGPAAASAVLTLTVAPTVVFGLLGGAVADRFGARRVMIICTAALMLISATLALVVGFWSVSPAVLMVAAAAIGTVSAFHRPAVGVFPRLFVSDGALGTAMARVGMASQVAGTLAPPLGGLLIGMIALNGVAWIDVLGCLVMVAVLLLIHPPLTPDTAPEAMTVGGIVAGLTAARRTSGVPTLLLCVGIVAGAVLPAVFLGIPLAARERGWSAAEAGLIEAGWIAGGLVVGLWFSWRGTAVRAWRPMAAGAMVVAVGLLGLALSPTWTCAVVSTCIVGAGVVIFTAHVFPTYVLLAPASMLSRFQSLLILVQRAPQLVINPLIGVMISVTATGPVLAGAAVLALVAAVIVASDRTLRSFVPTAGAPHQKSR, from the coding sequence ATGATCCGTCATCGGATGCCGCGCGGGTTCAACGCCTGGGTCGCGGCGACAGTCGGCGCGGATCTCGGCGCGGGCGTGCTCGCCTTCGCCCTGACATGGGTGGCCTCCGGGTACGGCCCGGCTGCAGCATCCGCCGTCTTGACTCTCACCGTCGCACCGACCGTCGTGTTCGGTCTGCTGGGCGGCGCGGTCGCCGACCGCTTCGGTGCGCGACGAGTCATGATCATCTGCACCGCGGCGCTGATGCTGATCAGCGCCACCCTGGCGCTCGTCGTGGGATTCTGGTCGGTGTCGCCGGCTGTGCTCATGGTCGCCGCCGCCGCGATCGGCACGGTCTCGGCGTTCCACCGCCCTGCGGTCGGCGTCTTCCCGCGGCTGTTCGTCTCGGACGGGGCGCTCGGCACGGCGATGGCGCGCGTCGGGATGGCCAGTCAGGTCGCCGGCACCCTCGCGCCGCCGCTCGGCGGGCTGCTGATCGGGATGATCGCGCTGAACGGCGTGGCCTGGATCGATGTGCTCGGATGCCTGGTGATGGTGGCCGTTCTGCTGCTGATCCATCCTCCGCTGACGCCCGACACCGCCCCCGAGGCGATGACCGTGGGCGGCATCGTGGCCGGTCTCACCGCCGCCCGCCGGACCAGTGGCGTGCCGACGCTGCTGCTGTGCGTCGGGATCGTCGCAGGAGCGGTGCTCCCCGCCGTGTTCCTCGGCATCCCGCTGGCAGCCAGGGAGCGCGGGTGGTCAGCAGCGGAGGCCGGCCTGATCGAGGCGGGCTGGATCGCCGGTGGTCTGGTGGTGGGGCTGTGGTTCTCGTGGCGGGGCACCGCTGTCAGGGCGTGGCGCCCCATGGCTGCCGGTGCCATGGTCGTGGCGGTCGGCCTGCTCGGGCTCGCCCTCTCGCCGACCTGGACGTGTGCCGTCGTCAGCACCTGCATCGTGGGCGCCGGGGTCGTGATCTTCACCGCGCATGTGTTCCCCACCTACGTGCTGTTGGCGCCGGCATCGATGCTGTCCCGGTTTCAGAGCCTGCTGATCCTGGTGCAGCGCGCACCGCAGTTGGTGATCAACCCCCTGATCGGCGTGATGATCAGCGTCACCGCGACCGGGCCGGTGCTGGCCGGCGCCGCCGTGCTCGCGCTGGTGGCGGCGGTCATCGTGGCATCCGATCGCACTCTGCGCTCTTTCGTGCCGACAGCCGGGGCCCCCCATCAGAAGAGCCGATGA
- a CDS encoding SDR family oxidoreductase has product MTRVLVTGATGYIGGRLVPQLLEAGHEVSVYVRSPWKLHDVPWRDQVRIFKGDLSDAVATHRAMNGIEVAFYLVHSMSAGSDFETAEQVAAQTFADVGAAAGIRRIVYLGGLHPEGVTLSKHLRSRAAVGRVFLDCQVPAIVFQAGIVIGSGSASFEMIRHLTEVLPYMPAPRWVRNRVQPIAIRDVLRYLVLATSVDADLNRTFDIGGPDVLRYGQMMNGYAVEAGLPQRHIAALPVLTPWLASQWVSLVSPVPRQIAVPIIASLQNDCVVTEHDIDRVIPPPTEGLLPYRTAVRLALTREAAGQVETSWQNATVPGAPSDPLPSDPDWAGHTVFTDLRERESAASAGAVWDVIESIGGAKGWHSFPLAWAARGWIDRLIGGVGMRRGRRHPSRVNRGDVIDVWRVESVERGRMLRLRAEMRMPGRGWLELGVEPTATGSRYRQRAIYFPKGLSGRLYWAVLLPFHGIIFNGMAASILREAERSPQPTRS; this is encoded by the coding sequence ATGACCCGCGTGCTCGTCACCGGCGCGACCGGCTACATCGGCGGCCGACTCGTTCCCCAGCTGCTCGAGGCGGGGCACGAGGTGAGCGTGTACGTGCGCTCGCCGTGGAAGCTGCACGACGTGCCGTGGCGAGATCAGGTGCGCATCTTCAAGGGAGACCTGTCGGATGCTGTCGCCACCCATCGCGCCATGAACGGCATCGAGGTCGCGTTCTATCTCGTGCACTCGATGAGCGCCGGCTCGGACTTCGAGACGGCCGAGCAGGTGGCGGCGCAGACATTCGCTGACGTCGGCGCTGCGGCGGGCATCCGGCGGATCGTCTACCTCGGCGGGCTGCACCCCGAGGGGGTGACGCTGTCGAAGCACCTGCGGTCGCGGGCGGCCGTCGGACGAGTGTTCCTGGACTGCCAGGTTCCGGCGATCGTCTTCCAGGCGGGGATCGTCATCGGCTCGGGTTCGGCCTCGTTCGAGATGATCCGGCACCTCACCGAGGTGCTGCCGTACATGCCCGCACCGCGCTGGGTGCGCAACCGGGTGCAGCCGATCGCGATCCGCGACGTGCTGCGGTACCTCGTTCTGGCTACCTCGGTCGACGCAGACCTCAATCGCACCTTCGACATCGGCGGGCCCGACGTGCTGCGCTACGGCCAGATGATGAACGGCTACGCCGTCGAGGCCGGCCTGCCGCAGCGGCATATCGCCGCGCTTCCGGTGCTGACGCCGTGGCTCGCGTCGCAGTGGGTGAGTCTCGTGAGTCCTGTGCCCCGCCAGATCGCCGTGCCGATCATCGCCTCGCTCCAGAACGACTGCGTCGTCACAGAGCACGACATCGATCGGGTCATCCCGCCGCCGACCGAGGGACTGCTGCCGTATCGCACGGCCGTCCGGCTCGCGCTCACGCGCGAGGCAGCAGGTCAGGTCGAGACCAGCTGGCAGAACGCGACCGTGCCCGGTGCTCCCAGCGATCCGCTCCCCAGCGACCCGGACTGGGCGGGACACACTGTCTTCACCGACCTGCGGGAGCGTGAGAGCGCAGCATCCGCCGGCGCGGTCTGGGACGTGATCGAATCGATCGGCGGCGCGAAGGGCTGGCACTCGTTCCCGCTCGCGTGGGCGGCGCGTGGGTGGATCGACCGCCTGATCGGCGGCGTCGGGATGCGCCGCGGGCGACGGCATCCGTCCCGCGTCAACCGCGGCGATGTCATCGACGTGTGGCGGGTGGAGTCGGTCGAGAGAGGGCGGATGCTGCGCCTGCGGGCCGAGATGCGCATGCCGGGCCGCGGGTGGCTCGAACTGGGCGTGGAGCCCACCGCGACCGGAAGCCGGTACCGACAGCGCGCGATCTACTTCCCCAAGGGGCTGTCTGGACGACTGTACTGGGCTGTGCTGCTGCCCTTCCACGGCATCATCTTCAACGGCATGGCCGCCAGCATCCTCCGCGAAGCGGAACGGTCGCCGCAGCCCACCCGGTCATGA
- a CDS encoding prenyltransferase: MSERPALLRALLVASRPLSWINTAYPFAAAYLLTTGRVDVTLIIGTIFFLVPYNLAMYGVNDVFDYASDLANPRKGGAEGAKLPPSLHRATLVAAAVLAAPFIVALVVLGSDRPWSWVVLAVSLFAVLAYSVPGLRFKEIPVLDSITSSIHFVSPALYGLALAGTDVTPPLVVTMIAFFGWGMASHAFGAVQDIVPDRAAGIGSIATVLGAARTVRLAVALWTVAGVLMLFTPWPANLAALAALPYIAIVAPYLRVDDAHSANANRAWRRFLGINYAVGFALTMLLILCAKEGLFS; this comes from the coding sequence ATGTCTGAACGCCCTGCCCTGCTGCGTGCCCTGCTCGTCGCGTCGCGTCCGCTCAGCTGGATCAACACCGCCTACCCGTTCGCAGCGGCCTACCTGCTGACCACTGGACGCGTCGATGTGACGCTCATCATCGGCACCATCTTCTTCCTCGTGCCGTACAACCTGGCGATGTACGGCGTGAACGATGTCTTCGACTACGCCTCAGACCTCGCCAACCCGCGTAAGGGCGGGGCGGAGGGCGCGAAGCTGCCACCGAGCCTGCACCGCGCGACGCTCGTGGCCGCGGCTGTCCTCGCCGCACCGTTCATCGTCGCGCTCGTGGTGCTGGGATCCGATCGACCGTGGTCCTGGGTGGTGCTCGCGGTGAGCCTGTTCGCCGTGCTCGCCTACTCGGTGCCGGGGCTGCGATTCAAAGAGATCCCGGTGCTCGACTCGATCACCTCCAGCATCCACTTCGTCAGTCCGGCGCTCTACGGGCTCGCCCTTGCCGGCACTGATGTCACGCCGCCCCTGGTCGTGACGATGATCGCGTTCTTCGGCTGGGGGATGGCCAGCCACGCCTTCGGCGCCGTGCAGGACATCGTGCCCGATCGTGCGGCAGGCATCGGCTCGATCGCCACCGTGCTCGGCGCCGCCCGCACGGTCCGTCTCGCGGTGGCACTGTGGACCGTGGCAGGAGTGCTCATGCTCTTCACCCCGTGGCCGGCGAACCTGGCGGCGCTCGCCGCGCTGCCCTACATCGCCATCGTGGCGCCCTACCTGCGGGTGGACGATGCACACTCGGCGAACGCGAACCGCGCCTGGCGGCGATTTCTCGGCATCAACTATGCGGTCGGATTCGCCCTCACGATGCTGCTCATCCTGTGCGCCAAGGAAGGGCTGTTCTCATGA
- a CDS encoding lycopene cyclase domain-containing protein, which produces MTYLLMSLPFLAVGILAFLLGAAHAHRRGAVGRYFSSWAAATGALLALTAVFDNVMMAAGFFDYGIDQISGIRFGLMPFEDFLYPLAGALLLAGVWQLLTADRETGEHADV; this is translated from the coding sequence ATGACCTACCTGCTCATGTCACTCCCGTTCCTCGCGGTGGGCATCCTCGCCTTCCTCCTCGGCGCGGCGCACGCGCATCGCCGAGGGGCAGTCGGTCGCTACTTCTCGTCATGGGCCGCAGCGACGGGCGCCCTCCTCGCGCTCACCGCCGTCTTCGACAACGTCATGATGGCCGCAGGGTTCTTCGACTACGGGATCGATCAGATCTCGGGCATCCGATTCGGTCTGATGCCGTTCGAGGACTTCCTCTACCCCCTCGCGGGCGCCCTGCTGCTGGCCGGAGTGTGGCAGCTTCTGACCGCCGACCGCGAAACCGGGGAGCATGCCGATGTCTGA
- a CDS encoding lycopene cyclase domain-containing protein → MSGVYAAALLVSAACLVLLDVRFRLVFRRRPVAGTVAMLIGLAFFLAWDAVGISLGVFRHLDSRWATGVLLAPEFPLEELLFLGFLTYLTLILLSGWQRWRERANSKEGSAR, encoded by the coding sequence ATGAGCGGCGTCTACGCAGCCGCCCTGCTAGTGAGCGCCGCGTGCCTGGTGCTGCTCGACGTGCGCTTCCGGCTCGTCTTCCGCAGGCGTCCCGTCGCGGGGACGGTGGCGATGCTGATCGGCCTGGCGTTCTTCCTCGCCTGGGATGCGGTCGGCATCAGCCTCGGGGTGTTCCGCCACCTCGACTCCCGCTGGGCGACGGGGGTCCTGCTGGCGCCGGAGTTCCCTCTCGAAGAACTGCTCTTCCTCGGGTTCCTGACCTACCTCACGCTGATCCTGCTGAGCGGCTGGCAGCGCTGGCGCGAACGGGCGAATTCGAAAGAGGGGAGTGCGCGATGA
- the crtI gene encoding phytoene desaturase family protein: protein MTRSRAVVIGGGVSGLATACLLARDGHQVTVLEKNDELGGRAGAWEQDGFLFDTGPSWFLMPEVFEHFYRLMGTTTAEQLDLVPLQPGYRLYGEPTKAAAEPPIDVRSGVDAAAELFESREPGAGDRLRRYLASATGAYRAAVTSFLYNPFASWRDFASAKVLAAAPAVLPLLPRPLWNFVSRRFDDLRLRQILGYPAVFLGTSPFEAPALYHLMSHMDLVDGVKYPLGGFRRFVTSLVDIARANGVEIVTGCEVVAITSADGAVRAVDYERSDARHRLHADIVVSAIDEHHTETVLLEHADRSYKQTRWERQVTGPSAVLVMLGVRGALPELLHHTLFFSNDWHDNFDAIFGDRQRIPRNPSLYVCKPSATDAEVAPEGHENLFVLVPVPPDPSIGHGDAGGSGDRGETGRSGTSGDAQVNAIADDAIAQIATWAGIPDLPSRIVVRRTVGPADFATQFNTFRGSALGPAHTLGQSAFFRGITRSRRVDGLYYAGATTVPGVGLPMCLISAELVLKHVRGDHSPGPLEEP from the coding sequence ATGACCCGGTCGCGCGCCGTCGTCATCGGCGGGGGCGTGAGTGGGCTCGCCACCGCGTGCCTGCTCGCGCGCGACGGGCATCAGGTCACCGTGCTCGAGAAGAACGACGAGCTGGGCGGACGCGCCGGCGCCTGGGAGCAGGACGGCTTCCTCTTCGACACCGGGCCGTCCTGGTTTCTGATGCCAGAGGTGTTCGAGCACTTCTACCGACTGATGGGCACGACCACCGCCGAGCAGCTCGATCTGGTGCCGCTGCAGCCCGGCTACCGCCTCTACGGCGAGCCCACCAAGGCTGCCGCCGAACCCCCGATCGACGTGCGATCGGGAGTGGATGCTGCCGCCGAGCTCTTCGAGAGCCGTGAGCCGGGGGCCGGCGATCGCCTGCGCCGATATCTGGCCTCGGCGACCGGCGCCTACCGCGCCGCGGTGACATCGTTCCTCTACAACCCGTTCGCCTCCTGGCGCGACTTCGCTTCGGCGAAGGTGCTCGCGGCAGCGCCCGCCGTGCTGCCGCTGCTGCCCCGACCGCTGTGGAACTTCGTGAGCCGTCGGTTCGATGACCTGCGCCTGCGTCAGATCCTCGGCTACCCGGCGGTCTTTCTCGGCACCTCGCCGTTCGAGGCGCCGGCGCTCTATCACCTCATGAGCCACATGGATCTGGTGGACGGCGTGAAGTACCCGCTCGGCGGCTTCCGCCGATTCGTCACGTCGCTCGTCGACATCGCCCGTGCGAACGGCGTCGAGATCGTCACCGGATGCGAGGTCGTCGCCATCACCAGCGCCGATGGCGCCGTGCGCGCGGTCGACTACGAGAGGTCGGATGCCCGGCATCGCCTGCATGCCGACATCGTCGTCTCGGCGATCGACGAGCACCACACCGAGACGGTGCTGCTCGAGCACGCCGACCGCTCCTACAAGCAGACGCGGTGGGAGCGACAGGTCACCGGCCCCAGTGCCGTGCTCGTCATGCTCGGTGTCAGGGGAGCGCTGCCCGAGCTGCTGCACCACACGCTGTTCTTCTCGAACGACTGGCACGACAACTTCGACGCGATCTTCGGGGACCGGCAGCGGATTCCCCGCAACCCCTCGCTGTACGTCTGCAAGCCCAGCGCGACCGATGCCGAGGTCGCCCCCGAAGGCCACGAGAACCTCTTCGTCCTCGTGCCGGTGCCGCCCGACCCCTCGATCGGCCATGGCGACGCCGGTGGCTCCGGTGATCGCGGCGAAACCGGCAGATCCGGCACCTCGGGTGACGCGCAGGTGAACGCGATCGCCGACGACGCGATCGCGCAGATCGCGACGTGGGCTGGCATCCCCGACCTGCCCTCGCGCATCGTCGTGCGCCGCACCGTGGGACCGGCCGACTTCGCCACCCAGTTCAACACGTTCCGCGGCAGCGCGCTCGGGCCCGCGCACACGCTCGGCCAGAGCGCGTTCTTCCGCGGCATCACCCGCTCCCGCCGGGTCGACGGGCTCTACTACGCCGGTGCGACCACGGTGCCGGGCGTCGGCCTGCCGATGTGCCTGATCAGCGCCGAACTGGTGCTCAAGCACGTGCGCGGCGACCATTCGCCCGGTCCGCTGGAGGAGCCATGA
- a CDS encoding squalene/phytoene synthase family protein — translation MITTDLDLYNATATASASIVIREYSTSFGWASRLLDSATRDHIARIYALVRIADELVDGPAEMAGVDIATRAVLLDELEGEIERALRLGFSTNLVVHAFALTAREHGIGMPLCRPFFASMRRDLNATAFDDAALSEYIYGSAEVVGLMCLAVFESGRIRPGDERERLAHGARSLGAAFQKVNFLRDFACDHDDLGRSYLPGTDGEFTEAAKAAAIASIRADLRAADASIPLLARPCRAAVWAARTMFCELTDRIEATPASTLRHTRVRVPNPVKARILARALSMKVTG, via the coding sequence ATGATCACCACCGACCTCGACCTCTACAACGCGACGGCCACAGCCAGCGCGTCCATCGTCATCCGCGAGTACTCGACATCGTTCGGCTGGGCGAGCCGCCTGCTCGACTCCGCGACGCGCGACCACATCGCCCGCATCTACGCGCTGGTGCGCATCGCCGATGAGCTGGTCGACGGCCCGGCGGAGATGGCCGGAGTCGACATCGCCACGCGGGCGGTGCTGCTCGACGAACTCGAGGGTGAGATCGAGCGCGCTCTGCGCCTCGGCTTCAGCACGAACCTCGTGGTGCACGCCTTCGCCCTGACCGCACGCGAACACGGCATCGGCATGCCGCTGTGCCGTCCGTTCTTCGCCTCCATGCGCCGCGACCTGAACGCGACGGCCTTCGATGACGCCGCACTGAGCGAGTACATCTACGGCTCAGCCGAAGTGGTAGGCCTGATGTGCCTGGCCGTCTTCGAGTCGGGTCGCATCCGCCCCGGCGATGAGCGCGAGCGACTCGCGCACGGAGCGCGCAGCCTCGGCGCCGCGTTCCAGAAGGTCAACTTCCTGCGCGACTTCGCCTGCGACCACGACGACCTCGGCCGCTCCTACCTGCCCGGCACCGACGGAGAATTCACCGAAGCAGCGAAAGCCGCCGCCATCGCATCGATCCGCGCCGACCTGCGCGCCGCCGACGCGTCGATCCCGCTGCTCGCTCGGCCGTGCCGCGCCGCGGTCTGGGCTGCGCGAACGATGTTCTGCGAGCTCACTGACCGCATCGAAGCGACTCCGGCATCCACACTCCGGCACACGCGCGTGCGCGTGCCGAACCCCGTGAAGGCGAGAATCCTCGCCCGCGCCCTCAGCATGAAGGTGACCGGATGA
- a CDS encoding polyprenyl synthetase family protein: MSETAVDVADAAVFDDAALVEERMLELLSQRTQRSRAFAPAYAQLWQAVERMAAGGKKVRPRMLMRAYHALGGTDTRTAVDAACAVELLHLALVIHDDVIDKDLLRRGELNISGQFAVEVMVRGATRHEASAWGEASSLLAGDLLLSLAQSLLARLDLPQQRRLAVLDLFDETLFESAAGEHHDVWLSMHLEASSPTDVLAMLDQKTAAYSFRAPLVLAAILAGSEPSIIAELTTIARQIGVIYQLRDDILGLFGDERATGKSTLSDLREGKETLLIAYARSDPSWQGVEALFGDRELSIMEAPELRRVIEQSGGLAFVESVIADRCRHVHDLIGSAALPPAVKDQLTELTTACSARDS, encoded by the coding sequence ATGTCTGAGACGGCGGTCGACGTCGCCGATGCCGCCGTCTTCGACGACGCGGCGCTGGTGGAGGAGCGGATGCTGGAGCTGCTGTCCCAGCGGACGCAGCGATCGCGGGCGTTCGCCCCCGCCTACGCACAGCTCTGGCAGGCGGTGGAGCGGATGGCGGCCGGCGGGAAGAAGGTGCGCCCTCGGATGCTGATGCGCGCCTACCACGCACTCGGCGGCACTGACACACGCACGGCCGTGGACGCCGCGTGCGCGGTGGAGCTGCTGCACCTGGCGTTGGTGATCCACGACGATGTGATCGACAAGGACCTGCTGCGCCGCGGCGAGCTGAACATCTCCGGCCAGTTCGCGGTCGAGGTCATGGTGCGAGGCGCGACCCGCCACGAGGCGAGTGCCTGGGGCGAGGCCTCGTCGCTGCTCGCGGGAGACCTCCTGTTGTCGCTCGCGCAGTCCCTGCTGGCGCGGCTCGATCTTCCCCAGCAGCGCCGCCTGGCCGTGCTCGACCTGTTCGACGAGACCCTCTTCGAGAGCGCCGCCGGCGAACATCACGACGTGTGGCTCAGCATGCACCTCGAGGCGAGCAGCCCGACCGACGTGCTCGCGATGCTCGATCAGAAGACCGCGGCATACTCCTTTCGGGCCCCGCTCGTGCTGGCCGCGATCCTGGCAGGCAGCGAACCGAGCATCATCGCCGAGCTGACCACCATCGCGCGCCAGATCGGCGTGATCTATCAACTGCGCGATGACATCCTCGGCCTGTTCGGCGACGAGCGCGCCACCGGAAAATCGACCCTGAGCGACCTGCGTGAGGGCAAGGAGACCCTGCTGATCGCCTACGCCCGATCCGACCCGTCCTGGCAGGGAGTCGAGGCGCTCTTCGGTGACCGAGAACTCAGCATCATGGAGGCTCCCGAGCTGCGGCGGGTGATCGAGCAGTCCGGCGGGCTGGCCTTCGTGGAATCCGTCATCGCGGACCGCTGCCGACACGTGCATGACCTGATCGGCAGCGCAGCCCTCCCGCCCGCGGTGAAGGACCAGCTGACAGAGTTGACCACCGCCTGCAGCGCGCGGGACTCATGA